A single Ignavibacteriales bacterium DNA region contains:
- a CDS encoding OmpA family protein, protein MKRLLLLMLFLPLAVFGQSKDIYHPFTGTLVLSVGGGPTLGMTDYTDFNLDYMGMASLEYFFPTYSKSSLGIKAFGAYGYLKATDAALTPNEVRTDLLYYGGALVYNLSIGEVFFPQFSAGASILSFKPKTEGGVVLTRTPAYETTELNFNADFGFRILLTKNLTFNLIGGVFISPEDNLDNLLKGTDKDNILFGQAGLSFAFFGDTDEDGDGIPDSEDMCLGTPPGVKTDPFGCPYDEDKDGVYDYLDDCPGTPEGVKVDRAGCPADTDKDGVPDYLDICTNTPRNVRVDQYGCPVDTDEDGVPDYLDQCPSTLPGVTVDKNGCPLDTDGDGVFDVFDKCPNTPSGVQVDSTGCPIKKEQVIKEVQVPVPYEVTKEFVLSAGASFRSGSSELLPAAYADLDRLAAEMIADGKSTWLIEGHTDNVGKPEVNKRISLQRANAVLKYLTGKGIDAKRFTVRGMGHEFPVADNSTEEGRAQNRRVVIVRLN, encoded by the coding sequence ATGAAACGCCTGCTCCTCTTGATGCTTTTTCTCCCCCTTGCTGTCTTCGGGCAGTCTAAGGATATCTACCACCCATTCACAGGGACTCTGGTTCTTTCCGTCGGGGGCGGACCTACCCTCGGCATGACTGACTACACCGACTTCAACCTGGACTATATGGGCATGGCATCTCTGGAGTATTTCTTTCCGACGTACTCAAAAAGCAGTCTCGGCATTAAAGCTTTCGGTGCGTATGGCTACCTGAAAGCAACAGACGCAGCCCTGACACCAAATGAGGTTCGCACAGACCTTCTCTACTACGGCGGCGCATTGGTGTATAACCTCTCTATCGGTGAAGTTTTTTTCCCGCAGTTCTCGGCAGGCGCATCAATTCTTTCCTTCAAACCCAAGACCGAAGGGGGAGTGGTCCTGACCCGTACTCCTGCATATGAAACCACTGAACTCAATTTTAACGCGGATTTTGGCTTCCGTATTCTCCTGACAAAAAACCTTACCTTTAATCTGATTGGCGGTGTATTTATCAGCCCTGAAGATAACCTTGATAATCTTTTGAAAGGTACCGACAAGGACAATATTCTCTTTGGACAGGCAGGTCTTTCCTTTGCTTTTTTCGGAGATACGGATGAAGATGGCGATGGCATCCCCGATTCAGAAGATATGTGTCTCGGTACCCCTCCCGGCGTTAAAACTGATCCCTTTGGCTGCCCATATGATGAAGATAAAGATGGTGTGTACGATTATCTGGATGACTGTCCCGGTACTCCTGAGGGGGTGAAAGTTGACCGGGCAGGATGTCCTGCGGATACCGATAAAGATGGCGTACCCGACTATCTTGATATCTGCACCAATACTCCGCGCAACGTCCGCGTTGACCAATACGGCTGCCCGGTTGATACCGATGAAGACGGTGTGCCCGATTACCTTGATCAGTGTCCATCCACGCTTCCCGGTGTTACTGTTGATAAAAACGGCTGTCCGCTTGATACTGATGGTGACGGCGTTTTTGATGTGTTTGATAAATGCCCGAATACCCCCTCCGGAGTGCAGGTTGACTCTACCGGCTGCCCGATTAAAAAGGAACAGGTGATTAAAGAAGTACAGGTGCCTGTGCCATATGAGGTTACAAAAGAGTTTGTTCTGAGTGCTGGTGCTTCTTTCAGGAGCGGCAGTTCTGAACTGCTCCCTGCTGCGTATGCTGACCTGGACCGGCTAGCCGCGGAAATGATTGCGGATGGAAAGTCAACCTGGCTGATTGAAGGACATACGGATAATGTCGGAAAGCCGGAGGTGAATAAAAGAATTTCTCTGCAGCGGGCAAATGCGGTTCTCAAATATCTGACCGGAAAAGGCATTGATGCAAAGCGCTTCACCGTCAGAGGAATGGGGCATGAATTCCCTGTTGCTGATAACTCCACCGAAGAAGGAAGAGCACAAAACAGACGAGTGGTAATCGTCCGGTTAAACTGA
- a CDS encoding T9SS type A sorting domain-containing protein, whose amino-acid sequence MVKSLPVILLLVISSYIHAQPDLDIRPGKIEFEDRFSRFVKVWFLNEGNQPLEIDSISYLNQRYFIRWDSYNGYPMTLPAGDTLGMDCILSHYASIAVTDTVDTMFVYVNYRPDPVTVKIKIKFHDPDPPLGTASGSVVYQGMPVPGQPVYMFHEGLYQYASAVTDIYGNFSLQLPAGEYRIAAKHPEGNLIFSGNTGNPFAAQPVVVKRDSVSQTEIVLPAVTPTGFSVQGVVSDSVSVYPVDKGVVVIRKGKHNPGKILEETDNVYAALVDYRGNYTVRNINSAGYYFVQSFSDYFIPAYYKSGNYSPLLWQDADSIYVNSAVQDISLSMQRDSAYGDGRITGSVQAMANRISADAVVLYARSPQNAKIYATGISGTGNGFLLPKLPYGTYELLAQSIHLPDYLIGSLEITPAQTSITGVTINLTDAEESMPPAEYALLSNYPNPFNPATTVRVELSRDTDLLLKVFDASGSEVMSIYAGFLLSGIHEFKTSFSGLSSGMYFVRMQGKGISKTAKLLLMK is encoded by the coding sequence ATGGTTAAATCCCTGCCGGTCATCCTGCTGCTGGTAATTTCTTCATATATCCACGCCCAGCCCGATCTGGATATCAGGCCTGGGAAAATTGAGTTTGAGGACCGGTTCAGCCGCTTCGTAAAAGTCTGGTTCCTGAATGAAGGAAATCAGCCTCTGGAGATTGACAGCATATCCTATCTCAATCAACGTTATTTTATCCGTTGGGATTCCTACAACGGTTATCCGATGACCTTACCGGCTGGGGATACGCTGGGCATGGACTGCATTCTCTCCCACTATGCATCAATCGCAGTGACGGATACCGTTGACACCATGTTTGTGTATGTGAATTACCGCCCTGATCCGGTCACGGTGAAAATAAAAATAAAATTTCACGATCCTGATCCGCCTCTTGGAACTGCGTCCGGTTCCGTGGTCTATCAGGGAATGCCCGTTCCAGGTCAGCCGGTATATATGTTTCATGAGGGACTGTATCAGTATGCATCCGCGGTGACGGATATATACGGTAATTTTTCGTTGCAGCTTCCGGCGGGGGAGTATCGCATTGCCGCAAAGCATCCGGAGGGAAATCTCATTTTCTCAGGCAATACGGGAAATCCCTTTGCGGCTCAGCCGGTTGTGGTTAAACGGGATTCTGTTTCTCAGACGGAAATCGTTCTGCCAGCCGTCACCCCGACCGGATTTTCGGTGCAGGGTGTGGTTTCCGATTCTGTTTCCGTATATCCGGTTGATAAGGGTGTGGTTGTTATCAGAAAAGGGAAGCATAATCCAGGTAAAATACTTGAGGAAACGGATAATGTATATGCTGCCCTGGTTGACTACCGCGGAAATTATACGGTAAGGAATATCAATTCGGCCGGATACTATTTTGTTCAGTCCTTTTCCGATTATTTTATTCCGGCCTACTACAAGAGCGGAAATTATTCCCCGCTGCTCTGGCAGGATGCTGATTCAATCTACGTGAACAGTGCGGTGCAGGATATATCTCTTTCCATGCAGCGTGACTCTGCCTATGGAGACGGCCGGATAACCGGTTCGGTGCAGGCAATGGCAAACAGAATATCAGCGGATGCAGTAGTGCTGTATGCGCGCTCTCCCCAGAATGCTAAAATTTATGCAACCGGTATCTCAGGAACGGGGAACGGATTTCTCCTTCCAAAACTTCCTTACGGTACCTACGAACTTCTTGCGCAGAGTATTCACCTGCCTGATTATCTGATCGGTTCTCTGGAAATTACTCCGGCTCAAACCTCCATTACCGGAGTAACTATAAACCTTACCGATGCTGAAGAATCAATGCCTCCGGCGGAATATGCTCTTCTCAGCAACTATCCGAACCCCTTTAATCCCGCAACTACCGTCCGGGTTGAGTTAAGTCGGGATACCGACCTCTTACTTAAAGTGTTTGATGCCTCCGGCTCCGAAGTCATGAGTATATATGCCGGCTTCCTGTTATCAGGCATACACGAATTCAAAACCAGTTTCTCCGGCCTCAGTTCCGGTATGTATTTCGTCAGGATGCAGGGGAAAGGTATAAGCAAAACAGCCAAACTCCTTTTAATGAAATAG